Proteins encoded together in one Kutzneria kofuensis window:
- a CDS encoding twin-arginine translocation signal domain-containing protein gives MPFPRRTFLAGTGATAAAAGLGVPSAATPTTPSADLHWMDGPPPAPSGTAVPVPVDEIPTRGTSNPAGDFATFATNDFAQRTLAYIALLAIAPQEAP, from the coding sequence ATGCCGTTCCCGAGACGAACCTTCCTGGCCGGCACCGGCGCGACGGCCGCGGCCGCCGGGCTAGGTGTGCCGTCGGCCGCGACACCGACCACACCATCGGCGGACCTGCACTGGATGGACGGCCCGCCGCCGGCCCCGTCAGGCACGGCGGTTCCCGTGCCGGTCGACGAGATCCCGACCCGGGGCACCTCGAACCCGGCCGGCGACTTCGCCACGTTCGCCACCAACGATTTCGCCCAGCGCACGCTGGCCTACATCGCCTTACTCGCCATCGCCCCCCAGGAGGCCCCGTGA
- a CDS encoding rhamnogalacturonan acetylesterase: MITPLVSAVALVSVLTTSPAATSYSFNVPPGDYDVTVTLGSGTAAAQTGIQMEARRTMLAPVSTRAGELRQEMLSVNVRNPESMPTGEEGTGTPGLQVRLTGGHPAATKVTVTPARHPRLFVVGDSTASDWLNGPKRGWAQELPQLLRPGIVVANYADSGESTGSWLSNPKLFATVQPLIRPGDEVLIQLAHNDKTTTEATFRANLRKLVDGVKQRGGTPVLVTPPVRHLFDSHGELTPTGLIVNNLGVDLPAVIRSLAGELHLPLIDLTARSQALLERLGEAASWPLYLTVAHDGVQDAAHFSEYGATVMAGLVTRGIADAHLPAAAFLR; the protein is encoded by the coding sequence GTGATCACCCCGCTCGTCAGCGCCGTGGCCCTTGTGTCCGTGCTCACCACCTCCCCCGCCGCCACCTCGTATTCCTTCAACGTCCCGCCCGGCGACTACGACGTCACCGTCACCCTGGGCAGCGGCACCGCCGCCGCGCAGACCGGCATCCAGATGGAAGCGCGCCGCACGATGCTCGCCCCGGTCAGCACCCGCGCCGGCGAGCTCCGCCAAGAGATGCTGTCGGTGAACGTGCGCAACCCGGAGAGCATGCCCACCGGCGAAGAAGGAACCGGCACCCCGGGGCTGCAGGTCCGCCTCACCGGCGGCCACCCGGCCGCGACCAAAGTGACCGTGACACCGGCCCGTCACCCCCGTCTGTTCGTGGTCGGCGACTCCACCGCCTCGGACTGGCTCAACGGCCCCAAACGCGGCTGGGCCCAGGAGCTGCCCCAGCTGCTGCGCCCCGGCATCGTGGTGGCCAACTACGCCGACTCCGGCGAGAGCACCGGCAGCTGGCTGAGCAACCCCAAGCTGTTCGCCACCGTGCAACCCCTGATCAGGCCGGGCGACGAGGTCCTGATTCAACTGGCGCACAATGACAAGACCACGACCGAAGCCACGTTCCGGGCCAACCTGCGCAAGCTCGTCGACGGCGTGAAGCAACGCGGCGGCACGCCGGTCCTGGTCACCCCGCCAGTGCGGCACCTGTTCGACTCGCACGGCGAACTCACGCCGACCGGCCTGATCGTCAACAACCTCGGCGTCGACCTGCCCGCGGTGATCCGCTCCCTGGCCGGCGAGCTGCACCTGCCGCTGATCGACCTCACCGCGCGCAGCCAGGCCCTGCTGGAGCGGTTGGGCGAAGCTGCTTCCTGGCCGCTGTACCTGACCGTCGCCCACGACGGCGTGCAGGACGCTGCGCACTTCTCCGAGTACGGGGCGACGGTCATGGCCGGTCTCGTCACGCGCGGCATCGCCGACGCCCACCTACCCGCCGCCGCCTTCCTGCGCTGA
- a CDS encoding glycoside hydrolase family 5 protein, with protein MTSQARKIRSILLAVTLTVAASASGLAHQASATTTPRSSASQIVADMGAGWNLGNQLEANANGYPSETAWGQPTVTQALIDKVKAAGFKTIRIPVSYLKNIGPGPDYTINTAWLNRIQQVVNYAYNRGLHVLINMHGDGYKTVNGSWLICDSTAQATIRATYQKVWQQIAYRFQNYDQRLILESMNEEFDGQYGRPTQPCYSNINAYDQIFVDTVRKTGGNNSSRWLLIAGWNTNIDYTAGNYGFTLPADQYRSPSIPSGEQRIMISVHYYAPWDFAGDQSGTITQWGRGATNPSKKSTWGQEDYLDAQLKSMHDKFVTKGYPVVVGEYGSIDKSSFDSSNNRYRADFARAVVATAKKYGAATVYWDDGGNGRYGFGLFDRRSDTVTHQSIIDAIMSGVGGS; from the coding sequence ATGACTTCACAAGCACGGAAGATCAGATCCATTTTACTTGCCGTCACGCTGACGGTTGCCGCATCCGCGTCCGGCTTGGCACACCAGGCTTCGGCCACAACCACGCCACGGTCGAGCGCTTCGCAGATCGTTGCCGACATGGGTGCGGGCTGGAACCTGGGCAACCAGCTGGAAGCCAACGCCAACGGATATCCAAGCGAAACAGCGTGGGGCCAGCCAACCGTAACACAAGCCCTAATCGACAAAGTAAAGGCGGCAGGGTTCAAGACGATACGAATCCCGGTCTCCTATCTGAAGAACATTGGCCCCGGTCCAGATTACACGATCAACACTGCGTGGCTGAACCGAATCCAGCAAGTCGTCAACTATGCTTATAACCGCGGCCTGCATGTGCTGATCAACATGCATGGCGACGGCTACAAGACCGTCAACGGCTCCTGGCTGATCTGCGACTCGACCGCCCAGGCGACGATCAGGGCCACGTACCAGAAGGTCTGGCAACAAATTGCCTACAGGTTCCAGAACTACGACCAACGCCTGATCCTGGAGTCCATGAACGAAGAGTTCGACGGGCAATACGGCCGTCCGACCCAGCCGTGCTACTCGAACATCAATGCTTACGACCAGATCTTCGTGGACACCGTGCGGAAGACCGGCGGAAACAACAGTTCGCGATGGCTGCTCATCGCCGGCTGGAACACCAACATCGATTACACCGCAGGGAACTACGGCTTCACGCTGCCCGCCGACCAGTACCGATCCCCCTCCATTCCCAGCGGTGAACAGCGTATCATGATCTCCGTTCACTACTACGCCCCCTGGGACTTCGCCGGAGACCAAAGCGGCACCATCACGCAATGGGGACGGGGAGCGACGAATCCATCAAAGAAGTCCACCTGGGGACAGGAGGACTACCTGGATGCGCAGCTGAAATCGATGCACGACAAATTTGTCACGAAGGGATATCCGGTAGTTGTCGGCGAATACGGTTCGATCGACAAGTCGTCGTTCGACTCGTCGAACAACAGGTATCGTGCCGACTTTGCGCGCGCTGTCGTGGCCACCGCCAAGAAATATGGGGCGGCCACCGTCTACTGGGACGACGGCGGAAACGGAAGGTACGGGTTCGGGCTGTTCGACCGAAGGTCCGACACGGTGACCCACCAGAGCATCATCGACGCCATCATGAGCGGCGTCGGCGGTAGTTGA
- a CDS encoding SGNH/GDSL hydrolase family protein, with protein MSRSEKTMPLNTKSRAVTLAVALVAAMTAAAQPASAATGDGSPTDSNIRYFGRWDTSTPGTYVSEWAGAYVVLGFTGTTVKLRQRNSVDLYTSIDGGAWASHPNVHGTVNLTSTRLPAGTHTLRVAYRQVSGSYHGDGVFQGVILDSGAHTVAPSVPSRIIEFIGDSITAGYHTSKEALTAYGWVTAEKLHAAHTEIARPSVCLYPTSDGCIGMRDRFLKTGMETSTPDWDFSRYQASDVVINLGTNDQTHKVSGAQFQNAYITLLERLRAKYPNTTIYAMETFRKYYVNETKAAVTARNKAGDGKVRYIDTEGWINTATDTMDGIHPSDAGNQKIAARLAPVLG; from the coding sequence TTGAGCAGAAGTGAGAAGACCATGCCGCTCAACACGAAGTCGCGAGCCGTGACGCTCGCGGTGGCGCTCGTGGCCGCGATGACCGCGGCCGCTCAGCCGGCCTCGGCCGCCACCGGTGACGGCTCACCCACGGACTCCAACATCAGGTACTTCGGGCGCTGGGACACCAGTACGCCGGGCACGTACGTGTCCGAGTGGGCCGGCGCGTACGTAGTGCTCGGTTTCACCGGCACCACGGTGAAACTGCGCCAGCGCAACAGCGTCGACCTGTACACCAGCATCGACGGCGGCGCGTGGGCGTCGCACCCGAACGTCCACGGGACAGTGAACCTGACCTCGACCCGGTTGCCCGCTGGCACGCACACGCTGCGGGTGGCCTACCGTCAGGTCTCGGGTTCCTACCACGGCGACGGTGTCTTCCAGGGCGTGATCCTGGACTCCGGCGCGCACACCGTGGCGCCGAGCGTGCCGTCCCGGATCATCGAGTTCATCGGCGACTCGATCACGGCGGGCTACCACACGTCCAAGGAGGCGCTGACCGCGTACGGCTGGGTGACCGCGGAGAAACTGCACGCCGCGCACACCGAGATCGCCCGCCCCAGCGTCTGCCTCTACCCGACCTCCGACGGGTGCATCGGCATGCGGGACCGGTTCCTCAAGACCGGCATGGAGACCAGCACGCCGGACTGGGACTTCTCCCGTTACCAGGCCAGCGACGTCGTGATCAACCTCGGCACCAACGACCAGACGCACAAGGTGTCCGGCGCCCAGTTCCAGAACGCGTACATCACCCTGCTGGAGCGGCTCCGCGCGAAGTACCCGAACACCACCATCTACGCGATGGAAACCTTCCGCAAGTACTATGTCAACGAGACGAAGGCCGCTGTCACCGCCCGAAACAAGGCCGGTGACGGCAAGGTGCGGTACATCGACACCGAGGGCTGGATCAACACGGCCACCGACACCATGGACGGCATCCATCCCAGTGACGCCGGCAACCAGAAGATCGCGGCCCGGCTCGCCCCGGTTCTCGGGTGA
- a CDS encoding family 43 glycosylhydrolase, with the protein MIATLTFLGNATAASAATPAAQDATASTVQNDVFWKDTTGNPIYSQGGGVLKVGATYYWYGAKYNGAVTYYNNPAKGKNGDTSFSAITIYSSTDLAHWKFEGNALTTSDIGGGWVGRIGVAHNPTTGKYVLISQLNSELVFATSSTPNGHFTKAGTQSNIANVSTGMSGDQSLFTDDDGKAYLAFSNKSGRSHLYVAPLRTSDFLHVDTAVNIANSSSGGREGNIMFKHDGTYYFCSSDLHGWNASHTYCITSSNISSGYSSEFVLQGTDADFSHVTQTGLAFTVTGSAGSFVMFGGDRWSDFAGNGLGYNDWLPITFNGKTPVFHSLSQWNVDAASGTWSVGSGNNYVLNPSAEADRVAQTTLAGWTNSGTANGNHLGGHTGRWALSQRSSSAYNASMYQNISLPNGTYTLSAWVQSSGGQKAANIFAKNFGASELDHSINQSIGSWTEVSITGITVTTGSIQVGVSSEANANNWVNVDDFSLVRAG; encoded by the coding sequence ATGATCGCCACCCTGACGTTCCTCGGCAACGCCACCGCCGCAAGCGCCGCCACCCCGGCGGCACAGGACGCCACCGCATCGACGGTCCAGAACGACGTCTTCTGGAAGGACACGACCGGCAACCCGATCTACTCCCAGGGCGGCGGGGTGCTGAAGGTCGGCGCCACGTACTACTGGTACGGCGCAAAGTACAACGGGGCGGTCACCTACTACAACAACCCCGCCAAGGGCAAGAACGGCGACACCTCCTTCAGCGCCATCACCATCTACTCCTCCACCGACCTGGCCCACTGGAAGTTCGAGGGCAACGCGCTGACCACCTCGGACATCGGCGGCGGCTGGGTCGGCCGGATAGGCGTGGCCCACAACCCCACCACCGGCAAGTACGTGCTGATCTCCCAACTCAACAGCGAACTCGTGTTCGCCACGAGCAGCACACCCAACGGCCACTTCACCAAGGCAGGCACCCAGTCCAACATCGCCAACGTCAGCACCGGCATGTCCGGCGACCAGTCGCTGTTCACCGACGACGACGGCAAGGCCTACCTGGCCTTCAGCAACAAGAGCGGCCGCTCCCACCTGTATGTCGCCCCGCTGCGCACCTCCGACTTCCTGCACGTCGACACGGCCGTGAACATCGCCAACAGCTCCTCGGGCGGCCGCGAGGGCAACATCATGTTCAAGCACGACGGCACCTACTACTTCTGTTCCTCGGATCTGCACGGCTGGAACGCCTCCCACACGTACTGCATCACCTCGTCGAACATCTCCAGCGGCTACTCCTCCGAGTTCGTGCTACAGGGCACGGACGCCGACTTCTCGCACGTGACCCAGACCGGTCTCGCGTTCACCGTGACCGGCTCGGCGGGCTCGTTCGTCATGTTCGGCGGCGACCGCTGGAGCGACTTCGCCGGCAACGGCCTCGGCTACAACGACTGGCTGCCGATCACCTTCAACGGCAAGACACCGGTCTTCCATTCGCTGAGCCAGTGGAACGTCGATGCGGCCTCGGGGACGTGGTCGGTCGGCAGCGGCAACAACTACGTGCTGAATCCGAGCGCCGAGGCCGACCGGGTCGCGCAGACCACGCTGGCCGGCTGGACGAACTCCGGCACCGCGAACGGCAACCACCTCGGCGGCCACACGGGCCGCTGGGCGCTGTCGCAGCGTTCCTCCTCCGCCTACAACGCCAGCATGTACCAGAACATCTCGCTGCCCAACGGCACCTACACGCTGTCAGCCTGGGTCCAGAGCAGCGGCGGACAGAAGGCGGCGAACATCTTCGCCAAGAACTTCGGCGCAAGCGAGCTGGACCACTCGATCAACCAGTCGATCGGCAGCTGGACGGAGGTCAGCATTACCGGCATCACCGTCACCACCGGGTCGATCCAGGTCGGAGTGTCATCCGAGGCGAACGCGAACAACTGGGTGAACGTCGACGACTTCAGCCTGGTCCGAGCCGGCTAG
- a CDS encoding dienelactone hydrolase family protein produces the protein MRHHKARWSRPIGAVLAAGLLASTAALAVAGPAAAQPSASSPATVSVKSTQRGPNPTLAVIEASRGPFATAQQNVSPGNGFNGGMVYYPTDTSQGTWGALAIVPGYTAKCAKEEAWMGPWLSSFGFVVICIETNSPNDWDTARGQQLLAALDWLTTRSPVKNRVDPNRLSVMGHSMGGGGMVYATEHRPSLKAGIGLAPFSPSQNMSSERVPTLVLGGQKDPTVTPSMLAGLYATMPSATKSAFAQISGADHLFYTHPNNVQMKLIIPWLKIFVDSDNRYEQFLCPKLPDPSKISIYQPKCPNI, from the coding sequence ATGCGACATCACAAGGCACGCTGGTCCCGGCCGATCGGGGCCGTGCTGGCCGCCGGCCTGCTCGCCTCGACCGCGGCGCTGGCCGTGGCCGGTCCGGCCGCAGCCCAGCCGTCCGCCTCAAGCCCGGCGACCGTGTCCGTCAAGAGCACCCAACGCGGTCCCAATCCCACCCTCGCCGTGATCGAGGCGTCCCGGGGCCCTTTCGCCACCGCGCAGCAGAACGTGTCGCCGGGCAACGGTTTCAACGGCGGCATGGTGTACTACCCGACCGACACCAGCCAGGGCACCTGGGGGGCGCTGGCTATCGTCCCGGGCTACACCGCGAAATGCGCCAAGGAAGAGGCCTGGATGGGGCCGTGGCTCTCGTCCTTCGGCTTCGTGGTGATCTGCATCGAGACCAACAGCCCCAACGACTGGGACACCGCCCGCGGCCAGCAGTTGCTGGCGGCGCTGGACTGGCTGACCACCCGAAGCCCGGTGAAGAACCGGGTCGACCCGAACCGGCTGTCGGTGATGGGGCACTCGATGGGCGGCGGCGGCATGGTCTACGCGACTGAGCACCGGCCCTCGCTCAAGGCCGGGATCGGGCTCGCGCCGTTCTCCCCGTCGCAGAACATGTCCAGCGAGCGCGTCCCGACACTGGTACTCGGCGGCCAGAAGGACCCGACGGTGACCCCGTCGATGCTGGCCGGCCTGTACGCCACCATGCCGTCGGCGACCAAGAGCGCATTCGCCCAGATCAGCGGTGCGGACCACCTGTTCTACACACACCCGAACAATGTCCAGATGAAGCTCATCATCCCGTGGCTGAAGATCTTCGTCGACAGTGACAACCGGTACGAGCAGTTCCTGTGCCCGAAGCTGCCTGACCCGTCCAAGATCTCCATCTACCAGCCCAAGTGCCCCAACATCTGA
- a CDS encoding carbohydrate ABC transporter permease, whose amino-acid sequence MRGLGKTAVGVLIVLVLLFPLYWMLNASLQPSGALLRPTPEFLPLPATLDGYREALATQGGHLLSSLLVAGGTVLVSLLIATPAAYSLAQLPWRGGPVFVFVLLIVQMIPGIVMANSLYALFGDFGLIDNYFGLVLADSTATVPFAILVLRAFMVAIPRELSEAARVDGAGYWRTFTAIIVPVSRNAVITAGLFSFLFAWADFLFAVTLTTGQGIEPVTVGIYRFVGNQTADWNGIMATAVLASVPAAILLVVAQRYVVAGMTGGAVKE is encoded by the coding sequence ATGAGGGGCTTGGGCAAGACCGCCGTCGGCGTGCTGATCGTGTTGGTGCTGCTGTTTCCGCTGTACTGGATGCTCAATGCGTCGCTGCAGCCCAGCGGCGCGCTGCTGCGCCCGACACCGGAGTTCCTGCCGCTGCCCGCGACCCTGGACGGCTATCGCGAGGCGCTGGCCACGCAGGGCGGGCACCTGCTGTCCAGCCTGCTGGTGGCCGGCGGGACGGTCCTGGTGTCGCTGCTGATCGCGACGCCGGCGGCGTATTCGCTGGCACAGCTACCGTGGCGTGGCGGCCCGGTGTTCGTGTTCGTGCTGCTGATCGTGCAGATGATCCCTGGCATCGTGATGGCGAACTCGCTGTATGCGCTGTTCGGCGACTTCGGTCTGATCGACAACTACTTCGGGCTGGTGCTGGCCGATTCCACCGCGACGGTGCCGTTCGCGATCCTGGTGCTGCGGGCGTTCATGGTCGCCATCCCGCGCGAGCTGTCCGAGGCGGCGCGAGTGGACGGCGCGGGCTACTGGCGCACCTTCACCGCGATCATCGTGCCGGTCAGCCGCAACGCGGTGATCACCGCGGGGTTGTTCTCGTTCCTGTTCGCGTGGGCCGACTTCCTGTTCGCCGTGACCCTGACCACCGGGCAGGGCATCGAGCCGGTCACCGTGGGCATCTACCGCTTCGTGGGCAACCAGACCGCCGACTGGAACGGGATCATGGCCACGGCGGTGCTGGCCTCTGTGCCTGCGGCGATCCTGCTGGTGGTGGCCCAGCGGTACGTCGTGGCCGGCATGACAGGAGGAGCGGTGAAGGAATGA
- a CDS encoding carbohydrate ABC transporter permease, translating into MSRRAAAIAFLLPAVLYVLVFFGYPLVYNILMSVRDYSVRSFYTGEAPFTGLANYIAALGNPVFVTAALNTVWFTVGSIVFQFGIGLALAVFFNGRFLGSSTLRALLLLPWLLPLVVSGAVWRWIFDQDHGVLNTALRLVGLPAIPWLTDTGWALPAVILTNIWIGIPFNLVLLHGGLRAIPVSLYEAAALDGAGPWQRFRNVTWPLLRPVTGIVLMLGLVYTIKVFDVIMVITGGGPANATQTLTTFSYSLSFHDFAFGQGAAVGNVLILAAMVFGFVYLRSSAREPLA; encoded by the coding sequence GTGAGCCGACGCGCGGCCGCCATTGCCTTCCTGCTGCCCGCCGTGCTGTACGTCCTGGTCTTCTTCGGATACCCGCTCGTCTACAACATCCTGATGAGCGTGCGGGACTACAGTGTCCGCTCGTTCTACACCGGCGAGGCACCGTTCACCGGGCTCGCGAACTACATAGCGGCGCTGGGCAATCCCGTTTTCGTCACGGCGGCGCTGAACACCGTGTGGTTCACGGTCGGCTCGATCGTCTTCCAGTTCGGGATCGGCCTGGCACTGGCGGTGTTCTTCAACGGCCGCTTCCTGGGCAGCTCGACGCTGCGCGCGCTGCTGCTCCTGCCCTGGCTGCTGCCGCTGGTGGTCAGCGGCGCGGTGTGGCGGTGGATCTTCGACCAGGATCACGGCGTGCTCAACACGGCCCTGCGCCTGGTGGGCCTGCCCGCGATCCCGTGGCTGACCGACACCGGTTGGGCGCTGCCGGCCGTGATCCTGACCAACATCTGGATCGGCATCCCGTTCAACCTGGTGCTGCTGCACGGCGGCCTGCGCGCGATTCCCGTTTCACTGTACGAGGCGGCGGCGCTGGACGGCGCCGGACCATGGCAGCGGTTCCGCAACGTGACGTGGCCGTTGCTGCGGCCGGTGACCGGGATCGTGCTGATGTTGGGCCTGGTGTACACGATCAAGGTGTTCGATGTGATCATGGTGATCACCGGCGGCGGCCCGGCCAACGCCACCCAGACGCTGACCACCTTCTCCTACAGCCTGTCGTTCCACGACTTCGCCTTCGGCCAGGGTGCGGCGGTCGGGAACGTGCTCATCCTGGCGGCCATGGTGTTCGGCTTCGTGTACCTGCGTTCGTCGGCCCGGGAGCCGCTGGCATGA
- a CDS encoding ABC transporter substrate-binding protein → MTALSSMIASLNKTLGRPAAALTLVLALAACGSSAGTANSITELDYYTDQQGSAAWQKVLDTCSKQAGVTVQRQTVPTDQMLPKILQGASSRSLPNLVFTDNPTVQQIASTGALTPLSDYGIATDGFYDSIVNAGTYQGKVYGLAPGVNGLALLYNKDMLAEAGVEPPRTWDELKAAAAKLTKGPRYGLAFSAIPSEEGTWQFLPFFWSNGADLSAVDSDKAVRALEFVSGLVAGGSASKSVLNWNQNDVADQFVAGNAAMMINGSWNLARLDGEKALHYGVVPIPTPAAGGSPTVALGGEIGVIPATGQAAQQSAGKVLSCLLSPDVMASWDAGHAYVPSKKDVAEKFGQQYPNMRSFVTEVATARSRSAELGEKYPKVSQALATAVQAAITGSQSAEQALKQAQQAGGS, encoded by the coding sequence ATGACGGCCTTGTCGTCCATGATTGCCAGCCTGAACAAGACCCTCGGTAGACCAGCGGCCGCGTTGACGCTGGTGCTGGCGCTGGCCGCCTGTGGGTCCTCCGCCGGCACGGCGAACTCCATCACCGAACTGGACTACTACACCGACCAGCAGGGCTCGGCCGCCTGGCAGAAGGTGCTGGACACCTGCTCGAAGCAGGCCGGTGTGACGGTCCAGCGGCAGACCGTGCCCACAGACCAGATGCTGCCCAAGATCTTGCAGGGCGCGAGCTCACGGTCGCTGCCGAACCTGGTGTTCACCGACAATCCCACCGTGCAGCAGATCGCCAGCACGGGCGCGCTGACCCCGTTGTCGGACTACGGCATCGCCACCGACGGCTTCTACGACAGCATCGTCAACGCCGGCACCTACCAGGGCAAGGTGTACGGGCTCGCGCCGGGTGTGAACGGCCTTGCCCTGCTGTACAACAAGGACATGCTCGCCGAGGCCGGTGTCGAGCCGCCGAGGACGTGGGACGAGCTGAAGGCCGCCGCGGCCAAGCTGACCAAGGGGCCGCGCTACGGTCTGGCCTTCTCCGCCATCCCCTCGGAGGAGGGCACCTGGCAGTTCCTGCCGTTCTTCTGGAGCAACGGCGCCGATTTGTCCGCAGTGGACTCAGACAAGGCCGTTCGGGCGTTGGAGTTCGTTTCGGGTCTGGTCGCCGGCGGCTCGGCGTCGAAGTCGGTGCTGAACTGGAACCAGAACGACGTGGCCGACCAGTTCGTCGCCGGCAACGCGGCCATGATGATCAATGGCTCGTGGAACCTGGCCCGGCTGGACGGCGAGAAGGCGTTGCACTACGGCGTGGTGCCGATCCCGACGCCGGCCGCGGGGGGCAGCCCGACGGTGGCATTGGGCGGCGAGATCGGCGTCATCCCGGCCACCGGGCAGGCCGCCCAGCAGTCGGCGGGGAAGGTGCTGTCCTGCCTGCTGTCGCCGGACGTGATGGCCAGCTGGGACGCCGGCCACGCCTACGTGCCGTCGAAGAAGGACGTCGCGGAGAAGTTCGGCCAGCAGTATCCGAACATGCGGTCGTTCGTGACCGAAGTCGCCACCGCCCGGTCCCGCTCGGCCGAGCTGGGGGAGAAGTATCCGAAGGTCTCGCAGGCGCTGGCGACCGCGGTGCAGGCGGCGATCACCGGCAGCCAGTCGGCCGAGCAGGCGCTCAAGCAAGCCCAGCAGGCGGGCGGGTCGTGA
- a CDS encoding substrate-binding domain-containing protein, with protein MEAEEPRIPVLASLRRPVVLPGAPDNPQRLTCVDLDFVAAGAFTVNHLADLGHRRIALLGPSPAVYERGTSYAGRFLRDFNEAETAHGLRAVSHPCAPSYAGVGAYLDRTLSTDPSITAIVAHNEAVLGALLSEVRHRGLDIPRARRSGVARDPAALATADQTGQYRVTTFSLSPGLCRRVTLTSLLKRFDTVRR; from the coding sequence GTGGAGGCCGAGGAGCCGAGGATCCCGGTGCTGGCGTCGTTGCGGCGACCGGTGGTGCTGCCCGGCGCCCCGGACAACCCGCAGAGACTGACCTGCGTAGACCTCGACTTCGTGGCGGCCGGCGCGTTCACCGTGAACCACCTCGCCGACCTTGGACACCGCCGTATTGCCCTGCTGGGTCCGTCCCCCGCGGTCTACGAACGTGGAACCAGCTACGCCGGGCGATTCTTACGTGACTTCAACGAAGCTGAGACGGCCCACGGCCTACGGGCGGTGTCCCACCCGTGCGCGCCCTCCTACGCCGGCGTGGGTGCCTACCTGGACCGGACGCTGAGCACCGATCCGTCGATCACGGCGATCGTGGCGCACAACGAGGCGGTGCTCGGTGCTTTGCTGTCCGAGGTGCGGCACCGCGGTCTCGACATTCCCAGGGCTCGACGGTCCGGTGTCGCCCGAGATCCGGCTGCTCTCGCCACGGCTGACCAGACGGGACAGTACCGCGTGACCACATTCTCACTCAGTCCGGGACTATGCCGCCGAGTGACGCTGACCAGCCTGTTGAAGCGATTCGACACCGTAAGGAGATGA
- a CDS encoding LacI family DNA-binding transcriptional regulator: MTITDVARAAGVSPSAVSYVLSGKRSISLETQRRVQQSIRELGYHPNAGARALVSSRTNVIALAIPFRVDVNAPVMMQFVATMASAARAHGQDVLLLTKDEGRRGCAGSSAQLSATRSS, encoded by the coding sequence GTGACGATCACCGACGTCGCCAGGGCTGCCGGGGTCTCACCGAGCGCTGTGTCCTATGTGCTCAGTGGGAAGCGCTCGATCTCCCTGGAGACACAGCGAAGAGTGCAGCAGAGCATCCGCGAGTTGGGGTATCACCCCAACGCCGGCGCCAGGGCGCTGGTCAGCAGTCGCACCAATGTCATCGCGCTGGCCATCCCCTTCCGCGTCGACGTCAACGCTCCTGTGATGATGCAGTTCGTCGCCACGATGGCCAGCGCCGCCCGTGCCCATGGCCAGGACGTGCTGCTACTGACCAAGGACGAGGGCCGGCGGGGCTGCGCCGGGTCATCGGCTCAGCTATCGGCGACGCGCTCATCGTGA